A genomic window from Plasmodium reichenowi strain SY57 chromosome 6, whole genome shotgun sequence includes:
- a CDS encoding hypothetical protein (conserved Plasmodium protein, unknown function), producing MNSKTLEILNLMDEKSFKKCEKLINVGLKSKKNERIYLLLKCLLHSYLNEIKECKSILKNIDSDELDENMFYILVNIYSNINEEVKLIDIYEDILKKVDVNKNNNNNNNNLKCVNKQKLDSERILKNLFDYCLNNSFYKRGNQICLKLYKSTNDSKYLLYNSLLLYMNNADNNMNVYNLCLNFLKNYQCLNTDKVIEKFSFFLILYFLNIKRRKFQECLDISEYAYKNDYLLHPLQYNIYKLYTYLIFNKLDKCIDILTYLIKQIPENTDYYILYMDILIHLLNKQDEKIIHHLAYQKNKNNIFHNYKKNYLMYIEFCKKCFINTYIKNKTSKKFIPRDLSDFWKSIIQTQNDTMYYNNNNMDGNNNMDDNNYDHINNHDHNYHYFMDDIIQEIINDILSIYKNVHNNILNNQYKEIYNPNIQHNNVWEFLDIINILDSNIKNYKEDISLIYKNINTIKPFLYFLFILILKECENYQLLYYIKNYISFLNDDMVSILIIFITCIRNIVYLLIEDALENIKSAKDNNNNTLTQSPKETEEIKYKKRKILNYYKQIYNFEKLLYILYKKDVHKSFNKLLSLYYEVTNVIIITDDNMVTLLVEMALYLDKYNICKIKNELNINKNINCMLSKFCNINGIKMEINEYKSVQDFLNLIDYSNKGIYSNNVNNINNVNNINNVNNVNNINNVNNINNINNINNHVDHNYIMSNNFSYNISLEQNDVEKKKKINISHDIKLVHRGYYLIVLSLLKYAHQYNMNVTKSNNEQKKKKPVLNNEYINVLVLKIYLNNIIGNFSNLSMITEKLNIKNIQLITFSPILFMHTYYYSYYDTYIDRILKSILNYYTVQQSTLKNTIPKCFQNNSSFKINEIINSYFLNSSNILMYYIKLIYLFKKQIEAQKGLFYFHLFSSLKNFYLSDQEYVTKFPISKEYNNNNNNINSNSNNSNHNIMNNNKGFKGHAQIKLIKDKNNQNNKDSLHNNDSICCEDTQDSDINELSNQEEMKNTKHKIIIKKENIIQKIMFDENKNYPLYLLIKLDNDNINETYPFKELYSKLLLNKYHFLIIDNQVILMKYNIPSFHFSFYKAFDTFFFNNILYESLDDIDHFQYLKKIKVLTPSEACGVHMIRDIKTIYPMIFLSNFYNNKGSVQIASHEHISNITKVSDLFVIPSITNDKYLDCEHEQMKNIHNDYTNGYTNDYNNDYKNNNTLNYKHKICDCNSDDIMSYENLKKYADYSLKSHEVNFYTNPNTYVSLDKDNYIYKNKFIFRQNKYNDQFNHFSKYSPFDNCLIDLFNYPIQMIYINSIILNTVTYIFHKAYYFNTFQEDKIRKKTLKKVKCAYAYLLYIIYYYELTKYEKESSDNNTEMLPMNDKQNITNVNNYMDMNCNHFVSNNHQTNENNNNNNNNNINNNNNNNICNNHVNHMNNINHNNCNNYDNDVYEYSDLILDQKKKYTVIKNKSNYQFDFNQSFLFSEKLGYYPYIHNHDNLQAAFHNDIYTYISCMYYKCLLAIIHMYLEILENKDIYESVNTLQSLYNDIYMYLYNNIHYYQNILINDNSYQIINVSCLFKHYNYLVHNITIFSLIIQSIYMDKKKITSHNNNDHIKNLLHTQINLLTTLNQKLNSLLNILDNYTSQATASPSFLENSEHEVVKEITLFYKKHVTNLCNIINNKIIIIKGYA from the coding sequence ATGAATTCCAAGACTCtggaaatattaaatttgaTGGATGAGAAGTCTTTCAAAAAGTGCGAGAAATTAATTAATGTGGGACTTAAgagtaaaaaaaatgaaagaatttatttattattaaaatgtttactacattcatatttaaatgaaataaagGAATGTAAAAGCATTCTAAAGAATATAGATTCTGATGAATTGGATGAGAAcatgttttatatattagtaaatatatatagtaatataaatgaagaagtaaaattaatagatatatatgaagatattttaaaaaaagtggacgttaataaaaataataataataataataataatttaaaatgtGTAAATAAACAGAAATTGGATTCAGAAAggatattaaaaaatttatttgattattgtttaaataattctttttataaaagagGTAATCaaatatgtttaaaattatataagaGTACAAATGATagtaaatatttattatataatagtttattattatatatgaataatgcagataataatatgaatgtttataatttatgtttaaatttcttaaaaaattatcaatGTTTAAATACTGATAAAGTTATTGAAaaattttccttttttctaatattatattttttaaatataaaaagaagaaagTTTCAAGAATGTTTAGATATAAGTGAATATgcttataaaaatgattacTTATTACATCCtttacaatataatatatataaattatatacatatctaatatttaataaactGGATAAATGTATAGATATTCTAACATATCTAATTAAACAAATACCTGAAAATACagattattatattttatacatgGATATCcttattcatttattaaataaacaGGATGAAAAGATAATACATCATCTAGcttatcaaaaaaataaaaataatatattccataattataaaaagaattatttaatgtacatagaattttgtaaaaaatgttttattaatacatatatcaaaaataaaacaagtaaaaaatttattcCTAGGGATTTATCAGACTTTTGGAAAAGTATAATCCAAACACAAAATGATACAATGTATtacaacaacaataatatggatggtaataataatatggatgataataattatgaccatattaataatcatgatcataattatcattattttatgGATGATATTATTCAAGAAATCATAAACGATATACTTtccatatataaaaatgtacataataacatattaaataatcaatataaagaaatatataatccAAATATACAACATAATAATGTATGGGAATTTCTtgatataattaatatcTTAGATAGTAACATAAAGAATTACAAAGAAGatatttcattaatatataaaaacataaatacGATTAAaccatttttatatttcctatttatattaattttaaaagaatGTGAAAATTAccaattattatattatatcaaaaattatattagttttttaaatgatgatatggtatccatattaataatttttataacatgCATAAGAAATATTGTCTATTTATTAATTGAAGATGCattagaaaatataaaatctgcaaaggataataataataatacacTAACACAATCTCCAAAAGAAACAGaagaaattaaatataaaaaaagaaaaatattaaactattataaacaaatatataatttcgaaaagttattatatatattatacaaaaagGATGTACATAAGTCATtcaataaattattatcctTATATTATGAAGTAACGaatgttataattataacaGATGATAATATGGTCACCTTATTAGTAGAAATGGCTTTATATTTAGataaatacaatatatgtaaaataaaaaacgaactaaatattaataaaaatattaattgCATGTTGTCAaaattttgtaatataaatggTATAAAGATggaaataaatgaatataaaagtGTGCAagattttttaaatttaattgattattcaaataaaggaatatatagcaataatgtgaataatataaataatgtgaataatataaataatgtgaataatgtgaataatataaataatgtgaataatataaataatattaataatataaacaacCATGTTgatcataattatataatgtcaaataatttttcttataatatttcattagaacaaaatgatgtagaaaagaaaaaaaaaataaatatatcacatgatataaaattagTACATAGAGGTTATTATTTGATTGTATTAagtttattaaaatatgctcatcaatataatatgaatgtaacaaaaagtaataatgaacaaaaaaaaaaaaaaccagtattaaataatgaatatataaatgtattagtattaaaaatatatctaaataatattataggTAACTTTTCTAATCTTTCAATGATTAcagaaaaattaaatattaaaaatatacaactaataacattttcaccaatattatttatgcacacatattattattcttattatgatacatatatagatagaatattaaaaagcatattaaattattatactGTTCAACAAAGTACTCTGAAAAATACTATACCTAAATGTTTTCAAAAtaattcttcatttaaaattaatgaaattattaattcatattttttaaattcttCTAACATATTgatgtattatataaaattaatatatctttttaaaaaacaaatcGAGGCACAAAAAGGACTCTTCtattttcatctttttaGTAGTTTGAAAAATTTCTATTTAAGTGACCAGGAGTATGTTACTAAGTTTCCCATATCAAAGGAGtataacaacaacaataataatattaatagtaatagtaataatagtaatcataatattatgaataataataaaggaTTTAAGGGACATGCACAAATAAAActaataaaagataaaaataaccaaaataataaagatagtttacataataatgataGTATCTGTTGTGAAGATACACAAGATAGTGATATAAATGAACTATCAAACCAAgaagaaatgaaaaacacaaaacacaaaataattataaaaaaagaaaatataatacaaaaaataatgtttgatgaaaataaaaattacccattatatttattaattaaattagACAATGATAATATCAATGAAACATATCCTTTTAAAGAACTGTATTCGAAATtgttattaaataaatatcattttttaattatagATAATCAagtaatattaatgaaatataatattccatcatttcatttttctttctaTAAAGCATTCGACacattcttttttaataatatattatacgAATCATTAGATGATATCGACCATTTTCAATATTTGAAAAAGATTAAAGTATTAACACCTTCAGAAGCATGTGGAGTACATATGATAAGAGATATAAAAACCATATATCCgatgatatttttatccaacttttataataataaaggaAGTGTTCAAATAGCTAGTCACGAACATATATCTAATATAACAAAAGTGAGTGATCTATTTGTTATTCCATCAATTACtaatgataaatatttgGATTGTGAACATGaacaaatgaaaaatattcacAATGATTATACAAATGGTTATActaatgattataataatgattataaaaataataacactttaaattataaacataaaatttGTGACTGTAATAGTGATGATATTATGTCatatgaaaatttaaaaaaatacgCAGATTATTCATTAAAATCACATGAGGTCAACTTTTATACGAACCCTAATACATACGTATCGTTAGATAAAGATaattacatttataaaaataaatttatttttagacaaaataaatataatgatcAATTTAATCACTTTTCAAAATATTCTCCTTTTGATAATTGTTTAATTGATCTTTTTAATTATCCAATacaaatgatatatataaattctaTCATACTTAATACCgttacatatatatttcacaaggcatattattttaatacatTCCAAGAGgataaaataagaaaaaaaacactTAAGAAAGTTAAGTGTGCATATGCctatttgttatatattatttattattatgaattaactaaatatgaaaaagaatctagtgataataatacaGAAATGTTACCTATGAAtgataaacaaaatattacaaatgTCAATAATTATATGGACATGAATTGTAACCATTTTGTAAGTAATAATCACCAAACAAATGaaaacaacaacaacaacaataataataatattaataataataataataataacatttgTAACAATCATGTTaatcatatgaataatattaatcataataattgcaataattatgataacGATGTATACGAATATTCAGATCTTATATTAGAtcaaaaaaagaaatatacagtcatcaaaaataaaagtaacTATCAATTTGATTTTAACCAATCTTTTCTCTTTAGTGAAAAATTAGGATATTACCCATACATACATAATCATGATAATTTACAAGCTGCTTTtcataatgatatatatacatatatttcgtgtatgtattataaatgCTTATTAGCcattatacatatgtacttagaaatattagaaaacaaagatatatatgaatCCGTTAACACTCTACAATCCTTATAcaatgatatatatatgtatttatacaataacatacattattatcaaaatatattaattaatgaTAATTCCTATCAGATTATTAATGTATCTTGTTTATTTaaacattataattatcttgttcataatataaCCATCTTCTcattaataatacaatcaatatatatggataaaaaaaaaattacttcacacaataataatgatcATATCAAAAATTTACTCCATACAcaaattaatttattaacaACCCTAAATCAAAAATTAAACTCCTTGTTAAATATTCTAGATAACTATACCTCGCAAGCAACTGCATCCCCTTCATTTTTAGAGAACTCAGAGCACGAAGTGGTCAAAGAAATCACattgttttataaaaaacatGTTACGAATTTGtgtaatataattaataataaaataatcattatCAAAGGTTATGCTTGA
- a CDS encoding hypothetical protein (conserved Plasmodium protein, unknown function), protein MTPKLKMKDYENLCKWFKRLSNRKSLPLLAEKKEDRLKNFTNFSLYHIMEKYEFVPNFILKTEFLYPLLYKNPEVLKQSYFNHHKLSTEQNKTEINSS, encoded by the coding sequence atgacACCTAAGTTAAAAATGAAGGATTATGAAAACCTTTGTAAATGGTTTAAAAGATTAAGTAACAGAAAAAGTTTACCTCTCTTGGctgaaaaaaaagaagatcGTCTGAAAAATTTTACCAACTTTTcattatatcatattatggaaaaatatgaatttgTACCTAactttattttaaaaactGAATTCTTATAtcctttattatataaaaaccCAGAAGTGTTAAAGCAATCATATTTTAATCATCATAAACTTTCAACTGAGCAAAATAAAACAGAAATTAACAGTtcataa
- a CDS encoding hypothetical protein (conserved Plasmodium protein, unknown function) produces MQNAWHKLNKAVQNIQNVILTDDDNSNSIIKDENNNKKEEFTKCNEKTFSFSNLKTFSQISYDRKGFHLSYDNKQDDNKNFNEYGNVKNTNNNILKSYKDSSIRNDKEIIYNMKNILYEEIINNINLFKNFMKNEKAQLLINEYKINYYNSIKSDFFFLNYISISKYILLILSKFLNIHLIDKFECIHINNKEEYEYYIKNLFFDILKIENIHHVYDNNTISEENISKGGILNNIYKSGSFHNNNYSVEINNTNKKFIEKDTSQKNESSPNTLIRCNSLDYILRYKNNLTFNNEKKSPFSIIGHISSKKDVDQMNKQMDDPYDIHKQNLNNNMKREHINQYNNNTEYATINDKTDNNHIDISVMEYDQVGQNNQPLYTKYKSNYTHSNNIYDDNDNDSSCFHSKQTSNKPFNNSNIHNIEKNDFCQNMENYTTYNNNNNNNMKEKSVVNSKKNFDPFPDKSSLTECEEHEFLIRNDTKIDFSKIIKSMKEEHNIKIDILNSQIKILKDELAKNNDVQTNMRKMKKDIEKYQKELDNKNQIIDDLHNEKNNLQYRLDELELKYKENTNSGDTKEALKQYCEKNHIDKQIIIELIKNSNDILKKRNVKKEIFLILCDILGIKNMIPGLEEKDISEQFLEFMDEETK; encoded by the coding sequence ATGCAAAATGCGTGGCATAAACTAAACAAGGCCGTTCAAAATATCCAGAATGTCATACTTAcagatgatgataatagCAATTCCATaataaaagatgaaaataacAATAAGAAGGAAGAATTTACAAAATGTAATGAGAAAACTTTTAGTTTTTCTAATTTGAAGACCTTTTCGCAAATTAGTTATGATCGGAAAGGTTTTCATTTAtcatatgataataaacaagatgataataaaaattttaatgaaTATGGAAATGTTAAGAATACaaacaataatattttaaaatcCTATAAAGACAGTAGTATAAGAAatgataaagaaataatatacaatatgaaaaatatattatatgaagaaataataaataatataaacctatttaaaaattttatgaaaaatgaaaaggCACAATTATTAATcaatgaatataaaattaattattataattcaataaaaagtgatttttttttcttaaattatatttctataagtaaatatattttacttatattatcaaaatttttaaatattcatttgaTTGATAAATTTGAAtgtattcatataaataataaagaagaatatgaatattatataaaaaatttattttttgacATACTCAAAATTGAGAATATACATCATgtatatgataataatacaatttccgaagaaaatataagtaAAGGGGGAATTCttaacaatatatataaaagtggaagttttcataataataattatagtgtagaaataaataatactaataaaaaatttatagaAAAAGACACTAGCCAAAAAAATGAATCTTCCCCTAATACATTAATAAGATGCAATTCTTtagattatatattaagatataaaaataatcttacttttaataatgaaaaaaaatcacCCTTTTCCATTATAGGTCATATATCATCTAAAAAGGATGTAGACCAAATGAATAAACAAATGGATGATCCATATGATATACACAaacaaaatttaaataataatatgaaaagaGAACATATCaatcaatataataataatactgAATATGCTActataaatgataaaactgataataatcatattgACATATCAGTTATGGAATATGATCAAGTAGGACAAAATAATCAACCGCTATATAccaaatataaaagtaatTATACTCacagtaataatatatatgatgataatgataatgattCTTCTTGTTTCCATTCCAAACAAACAAGTAATAAACCatttaataatagtaatattcataatattgAGAAAAATGACTTTTGTcaaaatatggaaaattatactacatataataataataataataataatatgaaagaaaaaagtgtagttaattcaaaaaaaaattttgatCCATTCCCAGATAAATCTTCTCTAACCGAATGTGAAGAACACGAATTTCTTATTAGAAACGACACAAAAATTGATTTCtcaaaaattattaaatcaATGAAAGAAgaacataatattaaaattgaTATATTGAATTctcaaataaaaattttaaaagaCGAACTAGctaaaaataatgatgtGCAAACAAATATgagaaaaatgaaaaaggatatagaaaaatatcaaaaagaattagataataaaaatcaaATTATAGATGATTTacataatgaaaaaaataatttacaaTATCGTTTAGATGAATTAGAATTAAAgtataaagaaaatacaAATTCAGGTGATACCAAAGAAGCATTAAAACAATATTGTGAGAAAAATCATATAgataaacaaataattatagaattaataaaaaatagtaatgatatattaaaaaaaagaaatgtgaagaaagaaatatttCTCATATTATGTGATATATTaggtataaaaaatatgatacCTGGTTTGgaagaaaaagatatatcAGAACAATTCTTGGAATTTATGGATGAAGAgacaaaataa
- a CDS encoding hypothetical protein (conserved Plasmodium protein, unknown function), producing the protein MSNIILEKKEHYKNFKKFKKVVKKNANDKTENVYSKNGYKSKDNINLVNHVSNRKKNNMMGKINKTFSTKIYINKNGISNNENGNNELIKYATDIISLFNNNKKEVRNESDNNFNIGYINDEEIRCLSNKNIKNTSETLNSFNESKQINSFEFSLEINNESNYHLSKHVKELINYTSNSETYFSDREFISENNKSNNKSNESTKKKKTTKFNEACENKKYKTKKKNIIIDYNPDIIYKNLDNLKTLYQGVHDSTSFCMTKLMNSRIHVEKNIAKYDDILSEHSENIFNKFDIFIEEDVKDVHEP; encoded by the coding sequence atgagtaatataattttagaaaaaaaagaacattataaaaattttaagaAATTCAAAAAGGTCGTAAAGAAGAATGCAAATGATAAAACTGAAAACGTTTATTCAAAGAATGGGTATAAGTCAaaggataatataaatttagTTAACCATGTTAGCAataggaaaaaaaataatatgatgggtaaaataaacaaaacaTTTTCaacaaaaatttatattaataaaaacgGTATTTCTAACAATGAAAACGGAAATAAtgaattaattaaatatgctactgatattatatctttatttaataataataaaaaggaagTAAGAAACGAAAGTGACAACAATTTCAATATAggttatataaatgatgaagaaaTTAGATGTTTGTcaaataagaatataaagAACACATCTGAAACATTAAATTCTTTCAATGAATCCAAACAGATAAACTCCTTTGAATTTTCTTTggaaataaataatgaaagTAATTATCATTTATCAAAACATGtaaaagaattaataaattatacCAGTAACTCTGAGACATATTTTAGTGACAGAGAATTTATTTctgaaaataataaaagtaataataaatcaaatGAAAGTAcgaaaaagaagaaaacGACAAAGTTCAATGAAGCGTGtgaaaacaaaaaatataaaacgaaaaaaaaaaatataattatcgATTATAATCcagatattatatataaaaatttagataatttaaaaacatTGTACCAAGGAGTGCATGATTCCACATCTTTCTGTATGACGAAATTGATGAATAGTAGAATACATGTTGAGAAAAATATAGCaaaatatgatgatattTTATCAGAACATAGCgagaatatatttaacaaATTTGATATTTTCATTGAAGAAGATGTGAAGGATGTTCATGAACCTA
- a CDS encoding poly(A) polymerase PAP, putative: MHTVYENENLIECSNFMLNRKDSLEEFFEVSELKEENEETYLNYNIECTLNKKIEDKKNNVTYRREIINEENIQENKKYEEGGVTEPISLNYPSEEDIKRSNDVVELLKGYNLFEEESGLKKREHVLGMINKLFHEFLIELSINQGISEEEANNISGNLYTFGSYRLGVITPNSDIDCIFLAPQNLTREIFFNEFYLKLQQDRNVKKLQALPETYTPIIQFMYDDVDIDLLLATLPYKTLKDCYYSLDNDYILKNLDEVTVRSLNGIRVADLILNSVPNKDYFRNTLRFIKLWAKSRGIYSNILGFLGGISWALLTAKICQLYPNFNVSQLICKFFKVYSIWNWKYPVLLQNIKKYNIDGLNNFPVWDPEKNIKDKLHVMPIITPAFPCMNSTHNVTYCTRNILIEEFKRAHSIIQYMEDENNIKSSIRMNKLWPNNNINNINTSSNNVWMTILEPLDLFSTYKHFLHIQIMGINEFIYNSWKGWIESKIRLLFKKLETINELKIRPFPKFYFYKKEKLYYCSSFFIALIFFYKNPYENTFNLSYAIRDFIDIALNWPQKVKYPNAFKINIMYQKRSQVLEFLDIVTKEENQKNKQAMENNDKDETNHNQNGYRNNHKNKQFDEYDDHLFN; the protein is encoded by the coding sequence ATGCACACTGTTTACGAAAACGAGAACTTGATTGAATGTAGTAATTTTATGCTGAACAGAAAAGATAGCCTTGAGGAATTTTTTGAGGTGAGTGAGTTAAAAGAAGAGAATGAGGAAACgtatttaaattataatatagaatgtacattaaataagaaaatagAAGATAAGAAGAATAATGTTACGTATAGACgtgaaataataaatgagGAGAATATACAagagaataaaaaatatgaagaGGGTGGTGTTACAGAACCCATATCATTAAATTATCCCTCCGAAGAAGATATTAAGAGATCAAATGATGTAGtagaattattaaaaggttataatttatttgaaGAAGAAAGTGGGTTAAAAAAGAGAGAACATGTTTTAGGtatgataaataaattattccATGAGTTTCTTATTGAATTATCTATAAATCAAGGTATAAGTGAAGAAGAAgcaaataatatatcaggaaatttatatacatttgGTTCTTATCGTTTAGGTGTAATAACTCCAAACAGTGATATAGATTGTATTTTTTTGGCACCCCAAAATTTGACAagagaaatattttttaatgaattttatttaaaattacAACAAGATAGAAATGTAAAAAAGTTACAAGCATTACCAGAAACATATACACCTATTATACAATTTATGTATGACGATGTTGACattgatttattattagCAACTTTACCATATAAAACATTAAAAGATTGTTATTATTCTTTAgataatgattatattttgaaaaatttaGATGAAGTAACAGTTCGATCGTTAAACGGTATTAGAGTTGCTGActtaatattaaattctGTACCGAATAAAGATTATTTTAGAAATACATTAagatttataaaattatggGCAAAAAGTAGAGGTATATATAGTAACATATTAGGTTTCTTAGGAGGTATTTCATGGGCATTATTAACTGCAAAAATTTGTCAGTTATACCCAAATTTTAATGTTAGTCAattaatatgtaaattttttaaagtgTATTCTATATGGAATTGGAAATATCCAGTActtttacaaaatattaaaaaatataatattgatggattaaataattttccAGTTTGGGACCctgaaaaaaatataaaagataaattaCACGTTATGCCTATCATTACACCTGCTTTCCCATGTATGAATTCAACACACAATGTCACATATTGTACACGTAATATTCTAATAGAAGAATTCAAAAGAGCTCATTCTATTATCCAATATATGgaagatgaaaataatatcaaaTCATCTATACGTATGAATAAATTGTGGccaaataataatataaataatattaatactAGTAGTAATAACGTTTGGATGACCATTTTAGAACCATTAGATTTATTCAGTACTTATAAACATTTCCTACATATACAAATTATGGGTATTAAtgaatttatttataatagtTGGAAAGGATGGATTGAAAGTAAAATACGACTCttattcaaaaaattagaaactatcaatgaattaaaaattaGACCATTTCCTAAattctatttttataaaaaagaaaaattatattattgttcgtccttttttatagcactcatatttttttataaaaaccCATATGAAAATACTTTTAACTTATCATATGCTATTCGTGATTTTATTGACATTGCCTTGAATTGGCCAcaaaaagtaaaatatcCAAACGcatttaaaattaatatcaTGTATCAAAAAAGATCCCAAGTTCTGGAATTCTTAGACATAGTAACAAAAGAAGAaaaccaaaaaaataaacaagCCATGGAAAATAATGACAAAGATGAAACTAATCATAATCAAAATGGTTATAGAAATAACCATAAAAATAAGCAATTTGATGAATATGACGACCACTTGTTTAATTGA